GTGCAGGGTGCCCCGGCCCACATCGAGATCCACCTTGCGCAGCGCGGTCACTCCCCCGAAGCGCAAGGTGAGCGCCTGGGCCTGCACCAGCAACTCGCCCTTCTCCGCGGAGCGCTCCGCGACAGCGGGAGTGGGAGCGGGACGCGGAGCCGGGGGCCGGGGGGCGGCAGGGGCCCGGCCTGCCGTACGCACCTTTCCCTCGCCGTCCGGGCGGTTCCCGGCGGCGGCGCCGAGGTAGCGGGCGGCCAGATCGTCGCGCGCCAGCTTCTCCGCCGGACCGGAAGCGACCACGCGGCCGGTCTCCAGCACCAGCCCGGAGGTGGCGATCTCGACCAGCGCGAGGTTCTGCTCCACCAGCAGGACCGCGATGCCCTGCCCGGCGATCTTCTCCAGGTCCCGGCCGATGCGCTCGATCACCAGCGGCGCCAGGCCAAGGGTCGGCTCGTCCAGCATCAGCAGCCGCGGACAGGACATCAGCCCCCGTCCGATGGCGAGCATCTGCTGCTCACCACCGGAGAGCGTGGAGCCCTGCTGGCCCATCCGGGGCTCCAGCTCGGGGAAGAGGTCGAGCACGAGCTTCCGCTGCCGTATCCGCAGCGCCTCAGGGGAGTTGAAGGCGCCGATCCGCAGGTTCTCGGCGACCGTGAGCGGGAAGATGCGCCGGCCCTCGGGTACGTGCACGACGCCGGAGCGCATCACGTCCTCCGTCGTGCGCGGCAGCGGCGCGCCGTCGAGTTCGACCCGGCCGCGGGCGTGCCCGCCGCGGGGCAGGGTGCGGGAGATCGTCCGCAGCAGCGTGGTCTTCCCCGCACCGTTGGAGCCCAGGACCGCCACCACCTCACCGGGGCTGACCTGCAGCGACAGTCCGGCAAGGGCGTGGTCCGCGCCACCGTAGCCCACGTGGAGACCGTCAATGGCCAGCATCGGCGACCTCCGCCGACCGGAGGACTCGGCACATCGGCGCCCGTGCCCGCGAGCCTTCGCCCTGGGGCGGCCGAGGGGTCCCGGCCGGGAGCTGAGGACGGCCCACTCGTAAAGGAACGCCGTCAGTAGTGCTGACGAGAGGTTCTGTCGTCATGCGGGTCCTCCCGGAAGAGGCGGGAAGGAGAACAACGAGGCAGGGGCAGCGGAGGCGATCCTCTCCGCGCATCCGGCCGGCGCGGACGGGCCGCGCGCGGCGTACACAGGCCCTCGGGGTGACCGGACCCCGTGGGGCAGACACCGTAGCGATCTGGTATACCAATCTGGTACTCCACTTTGGTATACCAGCTTGCATCCGCCGTCAAGAGCTCCAGTCGGACCGCGGGCAAGTCGAGGCGACCGGGCGGCAGCACCGGCCGGCGTTTCCGCGGTCTTTCCTCAGTTGGCCCCGTTGGCGCGCACGGCGACCCGGTTGCATCCCCGCCGCGGGGGGCCAATGCCTCATGACAGTTCGGTCGGCGGGCCGCTGCTGTGGCCGGAAGACGAGCCGTGGCCCCACTGCGACGGCCTCATGAGGCGGACGTTTGCCGGTCGCGCTGCTCTACGGGCGGGACGTGCCCGTTTTGCAGGCACCTGACGGAACAGACCTGCTGCAGGTTCTGTGGTGCCCCTTCGACCACCCGGCATTGCCCAGGACCGCGCTGTTCTGGCGTTCGGCGGCCACCGTTACCGATATCCTCCGTACGCCGCCCGAACCGCCAGCGATGCAGTTCGACACCTACCTGCCCGGGCCGTGCCTGCTCGGCCCGGAGCGGTCACCGAGTACGCTGATGCAGTAGCCGGCCACCGCCTGCGGCGGCCGGCCCTTTCGCACCGCTCCCCCGGCCACCTGGTGACGGTGGGTGGCACTCAGGACTCGGGCCCGGTTCCTTGGGCGGCTGCGCCGAGCAGCGGCGGGTCGTCAGCACGGCGTCGGTCCAGGTAACAACCGGCTCCCCGAGGTGCGAAGGTCAACGCGTCCCGGATGCACCGGTCTTGAGGCGGATGCCGTCGCTCACGTTCTCGAAGACCGGCTCGTGGCGATCCCAGTCCGCGCTGGGCGTGGAGAGGTAGATCGCGTACTCCTTCTCGCCGGGGCGTCCGAACCCCAGGTCCCGGGCGCGCCATTCACGGGCGCGGCCCTGCCAGGTGAACTCCCAGATCGCGGCCGGCATACCCCGGTAGGTCGTGCTCTGCATCCGCAGTTGGCGGTAGCCGGGGAGCTTTCCCTCCTGGATGGACTTGGTCTCGTTGTCCTTGAAGTGCTGCAGGGGGTCGGTGCTCGCGTAGTCGAGGGCGACGACGCGCAGGCCGGCCATGCCCGTCGGGTCTATGTAGGCGACGCCCTCGCCTTCCTCCTCCAGGTCCTGACGCGTCCAGCCTTCGGGGACGGGGAAGGAGATCTCGAACTCCTCTTCCCGCACCAGTTGGTAGCCCTCCGGTACGGGAGCGGGGGCGGGATCGGGCTTGGGCTTCGGCTTCGGGGTGGTGGAGGCGGAAGGCTTCTTCTCGGCGGCGGTGCCGGCGTCCTTGTCCTCGTCGGGCAGCGCGAAGTACGCGCCGGCGAGCAGCGCCGGCACCGTGACGGCCATGGCCGTCACCCACACGCCGGTACGCCGTCCTCGTCCGCGCCCGTGCCGCACCGTGGCGGCGTCCGTTCCGTACGCCGGTGGCGCCGGCGGCGGCGTGGCCGGGAGTTCGGGCACGGTGGGGCGTGCATCCGTGGCGGGGCCGGCGCCCGCCAGGTGCCGCAGTCGCCGCTCCACCTCCGGTGCCGAGGGCCGGGCCTCCGGGTCCTTGGCAAGGAGTTCCGCGATCAGAGGGCCCAACGCCCGGCCGCCGACGGGCTGTTCGAGGGGATCGACGGCTATCGCGTAGGCGGTTTCGAGCGGCGTGGCCCGGCGGAAGGGCGGCCGCCCCTGCACGGCCTGGTAGAGGGTCGCGCCCAGGGCCCACAAGTCGGAGGAAGGAGCCGGGTCCGCGCCCTTGAGACGTTCCGGAGCACAGAAGTCGACGGAACCGACCATCTCACCGGTGCGCGTGAGGGTGGAGGTGTCCGCGACGACCGCGATCCCGAAGTCCGTCAGGACGACGCGCCCGTCGGCTCCGAGGAGCACGTTGCCGGGCTTCACGTCGCGGTGAAGGACCCCGGCGGCGTGCGCGGCACGCAGCGCCGCGATCACGCCGATGCCGATTCTGACCGCCTCGGCGGTCTCCAGCGGGCCGTCCTTCTTCAGTACCTCGTCGAGGGCCGGGGCAGGCACGTACTCCATGACGATGCAGGGCAGTCCCTCGTCGTCCACCACGTCGTGCACCACCACGACGTTGGGATGCGTGATCCGGGCGGCGCTGCGCGCCTCGCGCCTCGTACGCTCGAAGAGGGTGGCGCGCTCGCCGTCCTTCAGGTGCGGCGGCAGATGCAGCTTCTTGAGCGCGACCTGCCGGCCGAGAACCTCGTCCTCGGCGTGCCAGACGGTGCCCATGCCACCGCGACCGATCCGCTCCAACAGGCGGTACCGTCCCGCGACCAGCCGCCCGGGCCCGTCGGCCGCCGTGCCGTCCCCCACGTGATGCTCCTCATCCTGCGCCCGTGTACACACTCGCGTCCGGTGTTGTGACCTTGACACGATATCCGTCCGGCTGCCGGGGACTTCGCCGTACACACAGACGGACCGGGCGTGCAGCCCCGAGTTCTGACCCGACACCGTAGCCGGGCCCGCCGATCCCAAGTCCGGCGGGGCTCGGTCGGGTTGGGTTGTGTGCCGCGGGACACTTCCCGCGGCGGCCTTCGGTGACGAGCGGTCAGCGGGGCAGTGCCGGGCCCGGCCGGGGGCCGGGCCCGGTGCTGAGCCGGTGTCAGATCAGGCCCCAGAACTGCGCCGTGTAGTAGCCGGCGCAGATGCGGTCCGGGTAGTACGTGCCGGTGGTCCCGCACTGCCCGGCGGCCGTGCCCGGGTCGACGGGCAGACCGTGGCCCATGCCGGAAATCGTGTACGTCTCCACCACGGAGCGGCCGGATGCGTCCTTGTACGAGGCCCTCGTCGTGCCGCCGGGCAGCGTCGTCGTCTCCGCCGGCGTCTGGCCCGTACCCCATACGTCCGTCCACTGGTCGCGCGACTCGACCGCGTTCGCCGGCACCACCGTGGTGTCGCCGGTGCCGTGCCAGATCGCCACCCGCGGCCACGGCCCGCTCCAGCCGCCCGAGGGGGCACGCGCCAAGTCGCCCCATTGCTGCGGGGTCTTGCCGGCCGAGACGTACATGCACGTGTAGGCGTCGACGAGGCTGCGCGCGCAGCCGGCCGGGATGCCCGCGGCGATGGAGCCGCCGGCGAAGACATCGGGGTACGCGGCCAGCAGCCCCGCGGTCATGGCGCCGCCGGCGGACAGGCCGGTGACGTAGACGCGGTCGGGGTCCGTGCCGTAGAGCCCGGTGGCGTGATCGGCCATCTGCTTCACGGAGAGGGCCTCGCCCTGACCGCGCGCGGTGTCGCCCGACTGGAACCAGTTGAAGCAGGAGCTGGCGTTGTTGACGCTCGTGGTCTGCGGATAGACCACCGCGAAGCCGTGCGCGTCGGCCAACTCGGCCCAGCCGGAATGGCCGTGGTAGTCGCTCGCGCTCTGCGTGCACCCGTGCAGCGCGAGCACCAGCGGCGCGCCGGCGGGCAGGCCGTCGGGCACGTAGGCGTACATGGCGAGGTTGCCGGGGTTGGAGCCGAAGCCGGTGACCCGCGTGAGGTCCGCCGCCGAGGCGTTTGCCGGCGCCGCGAGCGCTCCGGCGACCAGGGCGAACAGTGCGAAGAGCACCGCGCGGGGGCGAGCACGGGCACGGTCACGAACCGCCATGGCGTTCTCCCGTCGTGTGGGGGGGTGAGGGATGGGCGCCCGGCCAGGCCGTCCCCGTGCCGGGTGCCCCGGTCTCGCACGCTAGGCACGCACCGCCGCCACGCCATCGGAGAGGCCATACACACCTGCCGGCTCCGGCCTGTGGCCGGACTCCACCACCAGCCGCGCCCGGCGGGTCAGCGCACCGTGGGCGGTCGCAGCCTCAGATAGGCGGCCACCGCGGAGACGAGCAGGATCACGCAACCGGCGAAGACCAAACCGGCGTTGCGCACCCCCAGTTCCACCGTCAAGGCGCCGACTCCGACGACCGGCAGCGAGATCCCCACATAGGCGAAGACGAAGAAAGCCGAGAGGGTCGCGCTTCGCTGCAGTTCCGGCGCCGCCGAGCCGATCACTGTCAGGCCCGCGCGGAAGGACAGGCCCTGTCCCACGCCGCCGGTGACCGCGCCGACGACGAGGATCGGCAACGACTCCACCAGCAGCGAGGCCCCGAGGAGCAGGAGGCCCAGGACCAGCACCACGCAGCCCAGCGGCAGCGCCTTGACCGGGCCCACGCGGCCCATGAGCAACTGGCCTCCGGTCGAGGCGCAGAAGACGGAGAAGACGACGGCGCCGACGACCGCGAGGTTGTGCACGCCCAGGACCGTCGCCATGAAGTCCGCGGCGACCGCGGTGAACACCCCCAGCATGGAGAAGCCGGCGAAGGCCGCCAGCGCACCGGGCACGAAGACCCCGCGGACGACCGGAGGGATCGTCATGCCCTGGGGCCGCAGGGAAGGCCGGGGACGGCGGCGGTGCACCGTCTCGGGAAGCATCCAGATGACCGCGGCGGCGACCGCCAGGAGAGCCAGGTGCACGAGGAACGGCAGTTTCAGCGGCCAGGTCGCGTATTCGGCGAGGATCCCGGAGAGGAGGGGCCCGAGGCCGAGACCTCCCATATTGGCGGCGGTCGCCGCGAAGGCGGCACGGGCGCGGCGTCCCGGCGGCGCCAGGTCCAGGACGGCCGCGGTGGCCGTACCGCTGAACAGGCCCGCGGAGAAGCCGGAAAGCACCCGGCCGGCGAAGAGTTCAGGCAGCCCCTGCTCGAACACGAAGAACAGGGCGCTCGCCCCGGCCAGTGCCGCGGCACACAGCAGGATCGGCCGCCGGCCCAGGAGGTCGGAGAAGTCGCCGGCCACCAGCAGGGCGACGATGACGCCCACCGCGTAGACGGCGAAGACCACCGTGACCATCAGCTCGGAGAATCCGATCTCCTGCCGGTAGAGCCCGTACAGCGGGGTGGGCAGCGTGGTGCCGAGCATGCCCACCGCGAAGGCACCCGCCGCTGCCAGATATCCCGGCCGGCGGGCCGGTGGACCGCTGTGGAGCTTGCGATCGGCCACGCTTCACCCGACGCCCGTGCCCGGTACGCAGCCCCCGGCCCTCTGGCCTGTCATCACGTTCCCGACGGGTAAGGGCCGTCGACCGGGGTTGTCGCGGCCGTGCAGAGGGGATTCACACCGCCTGCCTAGCCCACGGAGCCGGAAGGTCCGGGGAGGCTCGCGTTCGGCTCACCCCGACGGACGCACACGGCCCGGGCGCGCGACGATTCGGGAGGCTTCGGGTCGGCACCCCCGCCGGCTTCAGCGACGCGCGCGTCTCGCCACGATGACATGGGCACCCGCCAGGCTGAGGGCCGTGTTCAGCTCGGGCGGGCACGGCTTGTCCGTGATCAGGGTGTCGAACCCGTGCAGTTCGCACACCCGGTGCACCGCCGTGCGGCCGAGCTTGCCGGAGTCCGCGAGGACGTAGCGGTGCGCGGCGTTGGCGAGCATGACGCGCTTGGTGGCGACCTCGTCCAGGTGGAAGTCGGTCAGTCCGTACTGGGCGATGCCCCCGGAGCCGATGAAGGCGGTGTCGGCGCGCAGGTCGGCGAAGAACTCCACGGCCCGGACGTTGGAGCAGGCCAGGTCGCCCGCGCGCACCCGACCGCCGCTGACCAGCACCTCGACGCCGGGGCGGCTGCTGACCTCCGCGGCCACGAGCAGGGAGGGGGTGGCGATGACACCGACATGGTCGGCGGGCAGGGCCCGCGCCACCTCCAGGGCGGTGGTTCCGACGTCGATGACGACGGTCTGGTGGGGCTTGACCAGGGCTGCCGCGGCCTTGCCGATCGCCGCCTTCTCCTCGGCGAGGATGCCGCTGCGCTCCGCGAAGGGCGCCTCCTCCCCGACCGGCTCCTGGCGGCTGGTGGCGCCGCCGTGGACCCGGGTGAGCTCACCGCGCCTTTCGAGGAGGGCCAGGTCCCTGCGGATCGTCTCCTGGGAGACGCCGAGCAAGGTGGTCAGGTCATCGGTGGTGACGAACTTGAGCCGGGAGATCTCAGCGACGATCTTGCGGTGTCGCTCGGCAGCGAGCACGACTCACCCCTTGGATACGTGACCGTTTTTGTGGAGCTGTGACTGCATCCTACGGCCGTATCACGGGGCCGCCGGACCGAGCGTCCGAGCGCAAGCGTGGACGGTGCGCGCGACACCCCCTTGACTATGCTCGGGCATGGATCCACAATCACAGGAATTCTCAGTCAGAAATCCACATGAACGGTCAGGCGGTCGAGCTATGGCAGACGTAGAGGCACGTCCCCCGGGAGCGGAGCCGGCCCGCCAGGACGGCGGCCCGCCCCCGCAGCGGATGGCGCGCGAGCTGGGCTGGTACGCCTCGTTCTCCGTGGCCTTCGGCTTCGTCTCGATCGCCACCGGGATCTTCACCACCTACGGGGCCGTCCTGAGCACCTCGGGACCCCGCGGCATCTGGGCCTGGCCGATCTCCGTGGTCGGCCAGCTCTCCATCGCCCTCGTCTTCGGCGCCCTCGCGGCCAGGATCCCGATCAGCGGCTACTCCTACCAGTGGGTGTCGCGGATCGTCGGGCCGGTATGGGGCTGGATCATGGGCTGGGTCTCGTTCGCCTTCCTGGGGGTGGTCCTCGTCGCCGTGGACTACACCATCGCCTCGACGATCCTCCCCGAGCTGTTCCAGTACGTCGGCACCACCCAGAACGCCTGGGTGATCACCGCCGTCGTGGTGCTGCTCCAGGCCGTCCTGGTGGCCGCCTCGACGCGCTTCACCCACCGGGTCAACAGCACGGCGGTGACCGTGCAGCTCATCGGCATGATCGCCCTGACCGTGCTGCTGTTCGTCGTCGGCGCCCTGACCGGCAAGCTGGATTTCGGCCATCTCTTCGAGGCCGGTCCCGTTCCCGAGAGCGGGTACTACGCGCTGGGCGGCGCCACCGAGGCGGGGCCTTTCGCCCTGGCGTTCCTGCTGGGCGCCTTCACCATCGTCGGGTTCGAGTCCGCGGCCAACCTGGCGGAGGAGACCAAGAACCCGGCCCACGTCATCCCCAGGGCCATGGTGCAGGCCGTGATCTCCCTGGGCGTGCTCGGCCTGCTCTTCCTGATCGCCATCACCGCCGCGGCCGGGCGCGTCCACGGGGTCGGCGCCTCGGACACCCCGGTGGCCACCGTGATCACCGCCGTGCTCGGCTCGGTGGTGGGCAAGATCCTCCTGGTCCTGGTGGTGATCTCGATCTTCTCGTGCGGGCTCGTGATCACCCTCAGCGGCACCCGGCTGGTGTACGCGATGTCCCGGGACGAGCGCTTCCCCGGCTGGCAACTGCTGCGCCGCATCCACCCGCGCACCGCGACGCCGCTGAACGCCTCGGTGTTCATGATGCTGGTCGCCCAGATCATCCTCGCGGTCTTCTCCCAGTCCACCGACGCGCTGTTCGAGCTCTTCTCGGCCGGCACCCTGCTGCCCGCCCTCATCTACGCGGGAACCGTCGCGATGTACGCGGCAAAGCGCCGCTCCCTGCCGCCGTCCCGGGGCTTCACTCTGGGCCGCTGGGAGATCCCGGTCCTCGTCGTCGCGGCCGTGTGGCTGGTCTACGAGCTGCTGATCTTCCGCGACGCCTCGTTCCGGGCCCCGTGGATCTACGTGCTGGTCCTCTTCGCGATCGGCGCCGTGTACTTCGCCGGCCTGCTGCTCCGCAGCGGCCGGGCCGGGCTGACCATGCCCGATCTGGCCGACGTCGACCGGTCGCTGGACACGGCCGACACCGCGATCCCGCGGCCCAAGGCCGCCGAAGGGAACGCACGTTGAGCGCCATCCTCGCCATCGACCAGGGCACCTCCGGCACCAAGGCCATCGTCGTCGACGCCGAGGAGGGGATCGTCTCCCTCGCCGAGGAGACGATCCGCCCCACCTACCTCCCCGGCGGAGGCGTCGAGCAGGACCCGCACGAACTGCTCGGCTCCGTCCTCGGCACCGGCAGCCGAGCCGTCCGCGAGGCAGGCCGGCCGATCGACTGCGTAGCCCTGGCCAACCAGGGCGAAACCATCCTGGCCTGGGATCCGGCCACCGGCGCGCCGCTCTCCCCCGCCCTCGTCTGGCAGGACCGGCGGGCCGAATCCGTCTGCGCGGAACTGGCCGACCGGGCCGGCGACATCGCGCGGCGCACCGGGCTCGTGCTCGACCCGTACTTCTCCGCACCCAAGATGGCCTGGCTGCGCCGCCACCTCACCCGCGAGGGGGTGGTGACGACCACCGACACCTGGCTGGTGCACCACCTCACCGGGGAGTTCGTCACCGACGCCGCCACCGCCAGCCGCTCCCTCGTCCTCGATCTCACCAGCGCCACCTGGGACGACGAACTCCTCGGTCTGTTCGGCCTGGGCGGCGAGCGGCTGCCCCGCATCGTCGCCTCCGACGAGATCGCCGGCACCACCCGGGCCTTCGGCCCGGCCGTGCCCGTGGCCGGGCTCGTCGTCGACCAGCAGGCGGCGCTGGTCGCCGAGGGCTGTCTGGAGCCCGGCTCCGCGAAGTGCACCTACGGCACCGGTGCGTTCCTGCTGGCCAACACCGGCCGGAACCCGGTGCGTTCCGGCGCCGGACTGACCACGTCGGTGGCCTGGCAGCGGCACGGCCACACCACGTACTGCGTGGACGGGCAGGTCTACACCGTCGCCTCCGCGGTGCGCTGGCTGGAGGATCTCGGGCTCGTACGGTCCGCGACCGAACTGGACTCGCTCGCCGCCACCGATACGGAAAGGGTGCTGTGCGTCCCCGCGTTCGCCGGTCTGGCCGCCCCGTGGTGGGCCCCGGACGCCGCCGCCTCCTTCACGGGCATGACGCTGGCCACCCGCCGCGAGCACCTCGTCGGTGCGGTGCTGCAGGGCATCGCGGCGCAGGTCGCCGAGCTGTGCACGCTGGTGGCCGGCGACATCGGCACGCCGCTGCGCCGGCTGCGCGCGGACGGCGGCCTCACCAGATCCGCCGCCCTCATGCAGGCCCAGGCCGACATCGCGCAGATCCCTGTGGACGTCTACCCTCACGACCACGCCACCCCCCTGGGCGCGGCCGCCCTGGCGCGGTGCGCCCTCGATCCGGCGCTCAGCCTGGCGGAGGCCGTAGGCGACTGGCAGCCCACCACCGTCTACGAGCCCCGATGGCCCCGGGAACGGGCCGAAGAATTCCGTACGGCGTGGGCAGCCGCCGCCGAAGCCGCCAAGGGAGATCCCGCATGACCGCCACCCTCCCTCGCCCGCACGACGGCGTCTTCGACGTCGCGGTGATCGGCGGAGGCATCGTCGGCGCGGCCATCGCCCGCGAGCTGTCCGGATACGACCTCGCCGTCGCCCTGCTCGAGGCCCGCGACGACGTGGGCGACGGCACCAGCAAGGCCAACACCGCGATCCTCCACACCGGCTTCGACGCCAAGCCCGGCACGCTCGAGTCCGAACTGGTCGCCCGCGGCTACCGGTTGCTCGGCGCGTACGCCGAGGCCACCGGCATCCCCGTGGAACGCACCGGAGCCATCCTGGTGGCCTGGACCCGCGAGGAGCTGGACGCCCTGCCCGGGCTGAAGGAGAAGGCCGAGGCCAACGGCTACGAGCACTGCCGGATCGTCGGCCCCGACGAGGTCTACCGGGACCTGCCCGACCTCGGCGAGGGCGCGCTGGGCGGTCTGACCGTCCCGGACGAGGCCGTCATCTGCACCTGGACCACCAACCTCGCGCTGGCCACCGACGCACAGCGGCGCGGCGCCGCCCTCCTGCTCCGGCACGCCGTCACCGGCATCGACCCCGGAGACGAGGCGACCGTCCTGCACACGGCGGCCGGTGACGTACGGGCCCGCTGGGTCGTCAACGCGGCCGGCCTCGGCGCCGACCACGTCGACCGCCTCCTCGGGCACGACCGCTTCACGGTCACCCCCCGCCGCGGCGAGCTCTTCGTCTTCGACAAGCTGGCCCGCCCGCTCGCGGACAAGATCATCCTTCCGGTGCCCTCGTCCCGCGGCAAGGGAGTGCTCATCGCCCCGACCGTCTACGGCAACGTGATGCTCGGCCCCACCGCCGAGGACCTCACCGACCGCACCGCCACGGCCACGTCGGAAGAGGGCTTCGACTTCCTCCTCACCAAGGGCGCGCGCCTGATGCCGCGCCTGCTCACCGAAGAGGTCACCGCGAGCTACGCGGGCCTGCGCGCCGCGATCGACCACCCCGACTACCTCATCGAGACCGACCCGCCACAGCGCTACGTCCTCGTCGGCGGCATCCGCTCCACAGGGCTGACCGCGGGCATGGCCATCGCCGAGCACGTCCGCGGCCTGCTGGCCGACGCCGGCCTCGCCATGCGGGCGCGCGAGACACTGCCCGAGCCGCCGCGGATGCCCAACATCGGCGAAGCCTCCCCGCGCCCGTACCAGGACGCGGACCTCATCGCCCGCGACCCCGCCTACGGCACCCTCACCTGCTTCTGCGAGCGGGTCACCGAGGGCGAGATCCGCGACGCCTGCCACACCGCCGTGCCCGCGCGGACCCTGGACGGACTGCGCCGCAGGACCCGCGCCATGAACGGCCGCTGCCAGGGCTTCTACTGCGGCGCGGCCGTCGCCGCCCTGTACGAACAGCACCATTCCCATGACGGCTGCCACGACCACAGCGGGGACGACCGATGACTCACCAGCCGCCCCTCACCACCACCGACGTGCTCGTGATCGGCGCAGGCCCCGCCGGGCTGACCGCCGCCGCCGATCTGGCCGCGGGCCGGGCCGGCGAGGTCCTGGTCGTCGACCGCGAGCCGGCCGCCGGCGGGATCCCCCGGCACAGCGACCACACCGGCTACGGGCTGCGTGACCTTCACCGCGTGCTGTCCGGGCCCGCGTACGCCCGCCGTCTCGTCGACCGGGCCGCCGCGGCCGGGGCCGGGATCCGGACGCGTACCACCGTGACCGGCTGGGCCGACGCAGCTACCGTCGAAATCACCAGCCCCGAGGGCCGCTACCGCATCCGCGCACGGGCCATCGTGCTGGCCACCGGGGCACGGGAGCGTCCCCGCACCGCACGCCGCATCCCAGGAGACCGCCCCGAAGGGGTTCTCACCACCGGTCAGTTGCAGAATCTCGTCCATCTCCACCACCGCCCCGTCGGCAGACGCGCCGTGATCGTCGGCGGCGAACCCGTGAGCTGGTCCGCGGCCCTCACCCTCCGCGAAGCCGGCTGCACCCCCGCCCTGATGGTCAGCGAGCACCCGAAGGCGGAGTCCTACGCCGCGTTCAACGCCGCCGGGCGGACGGTGCTGCGCGTGCCCGTGGCCACCCGTACGCGCGTCACCCGCGTCATCGGAAAGAACCGCTGCGAGGCCGTGGAGATCGAGCACCTCGACACGGGCCGCCGCCGCACGGTCGCCTGCGACACCGTGGTCTTCACCGGCGACTGGATCCCGGACCACGAACTGGCCCGCGCAGCCGGCCTCACCCTCGATCCCGGCACGCTCGGACCGCTCACGGACACCGCACTGCGCACCAGCAGCCCCGGGGTCTTCGCGGCCGGCAACCTCCTGCATCCGGTGGACACCGCGGACATCGCCGCCCTCGACGGCCGCCATGTCGCCGCGCAGGT
The Streptomyces sp. CNQ-509 DNA segment above includes these coding regions:
- a CDS encoding serine/threonine-protein kinase, with the translated sequence MGDGTAADGPGRLVAGRYRLLERIGRGGMGTVWHAEDEVLGRQVALKKLHLPPHLKDGERATLFERTRREARSAARITHPNVVVVHDVVDDEGLPCIVMEYVPAPALDEVLKKDGPLETAEAVRIGIGVIAALRAAHAAGVLHRDVKPGNVLLGADGRVVLTDFGIAVVADTSTLTRTGEMVGSVDFCAPERLKGADPAPSSDLWALGATLYQAVQGRPPFRRATPLETAYAIAVDPLEQPVGGRALGPLIAELLAKDPEARPSAPEVERRLRHLAGAGPATDARPTVPELPATPPPAPPAYGTDAATVRHGRGRGRRTGVWVTAMAVTVPALLAGAYFALPDEDKDAGTAAEKKPSASTTPKPKPKPDPAPAPVPEGYQLVREEEFEISFPVPEGWTRQDLEEEGEGVAYIDPTGMAGLRVVALDYASTDPLQHFKDNETKSIQEGKLPGYRQLRMQSTTYRGMPAAIWEFTWQGRAREWRARDLGFGRPGEKEYAIYLSTPSADWDRHEPVFENVSDGIRLKTGASGTR
- a CDS encoding ATP-binding cassette domain-containing protein; amino-acid sequence: MLAIDGLHVGYGGADHALAGLSLQVSPGEVVAVLGSNGAGKTTLLRTISRTLPRGGHARGRVELDGAPLPRTTEDVMRSGVVHVPEGRRIFPLTVAENLRIGAFNSPEALRIRQRKLVLDLFPELEPRMGQQGSTLSGGEQQMLAIGRGLMSCPRLLMLDEPTLGLAPLVIERIGRDLEKIAGQGIAVLLVEQNLALVEIATSGLVLETGRVVASGPAEKLARDDLAARYLGAAAGNRPDGEGKVRTAGRAPAAPRPPAPRPAPTPAVAERSAEKGELLVQAQALTLRFGGVTALRKVDLDVGRGTLHAIIGPNGAGKTTLLNVLSGILAPDEGTVRIGGRVLPSRRPYAAAGLGVARAFQNLALYGDQSVEDNLLLGRHHLMRGGPFAFAAAVMRTRAARAEERAHRRRVRELAGQLGIAALLDQNVGELSYGDRKRVEVARAVCTERPVLLLDEPLAGMNREEKLEVAATIRYCHTELGATLVLVDHDMQVVMDLAQTVTVLDFGVRIAHGTPEEVSADPAVIAAYLGTGAESGRPGLPRARRRHHRPGATGPSGVDEEE
- a CDS encoding DeoR/GlpR family DNA-binding transcription regulator, yielding MLAAERHRKIVAEISRLKFVTTDDLTTLLGVSQETIRRDLALLERRGELTRVHGGATSRQEPVGEEAPFAERSGILAEEKAAIGKAAAALVKPHQTVVIDVGTTALEVARALPADHVGVIATPSLLVAAEVSSRPGVEVLVSGGRVRAGDLACSNVRAVEFFADLRADTAFIGSGGIAQYGLTDFHLDEVATKRVMLANAAHRYVLADSGKLGRTAVHRVCELHGFDTLITDKPCPPELNTALSLAGAHVIVARRARR
- a CDS encoding APC family permease; amino-acid sequence: MADVEARPPGAEPARQDGGPPPQRMARELGWYASFSVAFGFVSIATGIFTTYGAVLSTSGPRGIWAWPISVVGQLSIALVFGALAARIPISGYSYQWVSRIVGPVWGWIMGWVSFAFLGVVLVAVDYTIASTILPELFQYVGTTQNAWVITAVVVLLQAVLVAASTRFTHRVNSTAVTVQLIGMIALTVLLFVVGALTGKLDFGHLFEAGPVPESGYYALGGATEAGPFALAFLLGAFTIVGFESAANLAEETKNPAHVIPRAMVQAVISLGVLGLLFLIAITAAAGRVHGVGASDTPVATVITAVLGSVVGKILLVLVVISIFSCGLVITLSGTRLVYAMSRDERFPGWQLLRRIHPRTATPLNASVFMMLVAQIILAVFSQSTDALFELFSAGTLLPALIYAGTVAMYAAKRRSLPPSRGFTLGRWEIPVLVVAAVWLVYELLIFRDASFRAPWIYVLVLFAIGAVYFAGLLLRSGRAGLTMPDLADVDRSLDTADTAIPRPKAAEGNAR
- a CDS encoding MFS transporter, whose translation is MGMLGTTLPTPLYGLYRQEIGFSELMVTVVFAVYAVGVIVALLVAGDFSDLLGRRPILLCAAALAGASALFFVFEQGLPELFAGRVLSGFSAGLFSGTATAAVLDLAPPGRRARAAFAATAANMGGLGLGPLLSGILAEYATWPLKLPFLVHLALLAVAAAVIWMLPETVHRRRPRPSLRPQGMTIPPVVRGVFVPGALAAFAGFSMLGVFTAVAADFMATVLGVHNLAVVGAVVFSVFCASTGGQLLMGRVGPVKALPLGCVVLVLGLLLLGASLLVESLPILVVGAVTGGVGQGLSFRAGLTVIGSAAPELQRSATLSAFFVFAYVGISLPVVGVGALTVELGVRNAGLVFAGCVILLVSAVAAYLRLRPPTVR
- a CDS encoding PHB depolymerase family esterase, which translates into the protein MAVRDRARARPRAVLFALFALVAGALAAPANASAADLTRVTGFGSNPGNLAMYAYVPDGLPAGAPLVLALHGCTQSASDYHGHSGWAELADAHGFAVVYPQTTSVNNASSCFNWFQSGDTARGQGEALSVKQMADHATGLYGTDPDRVYVTGLSAGGAMTAGLLAAYPDVFAGGSIAAGIPAGCARSLVDAYTCMYVSAGKTPQQWGDLARAPSGGWSGPWPRVAIWHGTGDTTVVPANAVESRDQWTDVWGTGQTPAETTTLPGGTTRASYKDASGRSVVETYTISGMGHGLPVDPGTAAGQCGTTGTYYPDRICAGYYTAQFWGLI